AGCCGGTCGCCGCAGTTGCCTCCCCTGTCTCCCCCTGGTCACCTTCCCCTGTCTGGCCCGTGCCAGACGAGCGGGCGCTCCCCCCGGACGCGCGACCACCGTTCCATGCGAACGGGCCCCGGATAGAAGACCGAGCTGCCGGGGCCGATCATGTCGCCGCCCACGAGATAGCCGTGAAGCCATTCGGCGAAGCCCATCCGCTACTCGTGGAAATCCTGTTCGTCGCCATCACAGGTGAGGATTCGCCACGCGCCGGTGTCCGGCTCCCTCACGCTGAAGACATAGTCCCCCCGGTCGGTGTCGGCCAGGGGAATCATTCCCGCCGCGCCTCCGAACCGAGGCCCGGTCCTCTCGAATCCCCGGCAGGCGACGTCGTCGCGCCACGACGTGTCCCGGAACTCTTCGACGACCCTTTCGATGTATTCAGCCAGCCCTTCATCCGGGGACACCAGGTAGAGATGACCGTTCATCTGCACCGGAGCATGGGCGTCGACGACTGCCTTGTAGTCGTCGGGAAGGCCGGTCCCGAGGCGGGCCTCAAGGGCCCGCCACTGCCGCGCACTGCTCTCCGCGGGAGCGGTCGACTCGCCCAGCATGGCGAACACCGCCCTCAAGTAGTCCATGACACCCTCCACTACTTCCTCTGCGGGCAACGGGGCGCGCCAACCGCCGTTACGTTCCCGCCGCGTTGCACACAGCGCGGCCCCGCACCGACTGTGCGCATGAATCGCAGCAGACAGCGCGTCGCCGCCCCAACGCCTGGTTGGTACCGGCGGCCGCCATGTCGGCGTCGCCCCACGACGGATCGGCCCAGCCCGACGGGCGGTCCGGCAGCAGGGCAGTCCACCCCTTCGACGACGTCGCCGAAGGCGGTGCCCGCCTTCGAGCCGGTGGCATTCCCGCCGTCCGGCCGCATCCTTCCGCTCACCCGTCGCTCACGTCACCCACGTCGCTCTCGCAGGCCGTTCCGCACCGTCCCCACCGTGGGCCCCGTCGCGCCCCGCCGCGCCCCGTCGCACCCCGGACAGCAGAAACCCCAGGTCATGGAACATGTGACCTGGGGTTTCGCGGAGCCCCCTGTCGGATTCGAACCGACGACCTACGCATTACAAGGGCTTGCGCGATCACGACGGGGGGTTCTGGGTGGTGTTCGGCCGTCTGATTTTGCCTGGTCAGCGACGTTTGACCTGACGGTCGATCCATCCTGTGAGGGCCTGTGCTGCACCATCCGCTCACGCATCGCTCACGCAGGTCCGTGGGTCTGACGGCACCGGCGGCGGCCCCGGTCAAGCATCGCCGCCGTGCGCAGGCTCGAAGCGCGGCGGCGCGCCGACCTTGTCTGGTAGACCTCGGCGACTCGCCCAGCCTGCGGCTCGGGAGCTGTGCTGGTCCGGGCAGCCATGGACACGTCTGGCAAGTCGCCGAGCGCCTACCGAATGAGGAGCGGACGCGGGTTGCTGCTATGCGATGTTGTTCCAGTCGTACGGCCCTCCACCGCGCCATTCGATCAGCTCCGGGTCGTCGATGGCCCGGCCCTCGGAGGACATGCCTGCGTGCAGGAAGTCCAGCACCGTGCGGGCTGGCTGTCGGCAGTGGCCATGCGCTCGCCGTGTATCGACACGCGCAGTCCGGCGCGGACAGCAGGCATCACCACTATTGGGACTGGGGCTCAAGTGAGGTGAAGTAGACGGCGTCCTTGGGCACTCCGTTGTGTTCGGCGCCGTCGTCGTCCCGGTAGCGCCACTCGAAGGGCAGACCGTAGGCGGTTTCGGAGTCCGGGCCGCTCATGAGTTGGAAATGCAGGTGGGGTTCGGAGGAGTTGCCGGAGTTGCCGCATTCGGCGAGCTGCTGACCTGTGGTGACCCGGTCGCCCACGGCCACACGGAGGGAGCCACGCTTGAGATGCGCGAAACCCGCGTACACGCCCTCACCGAGATCGAGAATGATGTAGTTGCCCCACAGGTGGCGGGGCCAGCCCAGGCTGCGTACGAAGCCCTCCAGGTAGAGATAGACAAAGCCAGGCAGCGAAGTACGGGACAAATGATCGCGCTGACGGTCGGCGCTCGCTACGACAACGCCGTCGCCGGGGGCCAGAACAGGGCTACCGAAGGCGGGGTATTGCTGCGGACGGCTGCCGAGCGGCCAGAGCCAGCGGAATGCTGGCGTGGGCTCTGCGGCCGGGTGGTATGTCAGGTCTATGGCGTAGGTCTGCGCATGGCTGTGCGTGTGACTGGGGACCTTCGTGCCAGGGCCGTTGATGGCCCGCCAGCGTCCAGTGACGGGCACATCGACCGGGATCGGCGTCTGTCCTTGCGGCGGACGCTGATTGCGCCACAAACCCCAGCGCATCAACCCGCCGAATACCAGAAGGATGACCCCGGTGTACCACAGCGGCCCCAAGCCCTGACTGTTCACCAGGATGCAGAGCGCCCCGACCGCGATGAACAGGCCGTGGCGTTTCCACAGGGACGTCAGCAAGAGTGCACCTCGTTCATTGGATGTTGCGACGATTCACTGCTGGTTGGCGAGGGCTCTGCAGCGATGCCGACTTCGCAGAGCACTGCACGGCGGAGGGAAGGGGTCAGTTCTGGTTGATGGGCCACCAGGTGATGCTCTCCCACGGAGCGCATTCATTGG
The Streptomyces tirandamycinicus DNA segment above includes these coding regions:
- a CDS encoding SMI1/KNR4 family protein, with product MDYLRAVFAMLGESTAPAESSARQWRALEARLGTGLPDDYKAVVDAHAPVQMNGHLYLVSPDEGLAEYIERVVEEFRDTSWRDDVACRGFERTGPRFGGAAGMIPLADTDRGDYVFSVREPDTGAWRILTCDGDEQDFHE
- a CDS encoding M23 family metallopeptidase is translated as MLTSLWKRHGLFIAVGALCILVNSQGLGPLWYTGVILLVFGGLMRWGLWRNQRPPQGQTPIPVDVPVTGRWRAINGPGTKVPSHTHSHAQTYAIDLTYHPAAEPTPAFRWLWPLGSRPQQYPAFGSPVLAPGDGVVVASADRQRDHLSRTSLPGFVYLYLEGFVRSLGWPRHLWGNYIILDLGEGVYAGFAHLKRGSLRVAVGDRVTTGQQLAECGNSGNSSEPHLHFQLMSGPDSETAYGLPFEWRYRDDDGAEHNGVPKDAVYFTSLEPQSQ